The Pirellulales bacterium sequence CCCTCACCCCGGCCCTCTCCCGCCAGGGGAGAGGGAGATGAAGTTGGCGCGCTCCGTTGGATTGTCGGTCCGGTTGAATGCTTGGCTGCCGGCGCTTTTGTCAGGCCGCGGGCCTGACCTACGGGCTTGGAACTGGTCCGGGGTGTGACCACCCCGGCTCGTTGTTCGTCGCCAAGCAGTCCGCGCTGGTCTTCAATCGGCGCGTCGTCGCTCTTTGGGATCACGGTCGGGCCTTCGTCGCCGAGAAGGCCTTGCTGCGCTTCGCGGAAGCCGGGTAGGAAGGTGATCCCCAGCCAGCGGAAGATGTAGTCGACGATGCTCTTGGCGATCCGGATGTCCGGGTTCTTGGTGTGCCCCATCGGCTCGAAGCGGGTGTGTGAGAACTTGTTCACATACACTTCGAGCGGCACCCCGTATTGCCAGCTCATCGAGACGGCCGTGCCGAAGCAATCCATCAGCCCGCCGATCGTGCTGCCCTCCTTGGCCATCGTGATGAACAGCTCGCCCGGCCGGCCGTCTTCATAGAGGCCGACCGTGATGTAGCCCTCGTGCCCGGACACGCTGAACTTGTGCGTGATCGAGTTGCGAGTGTCCTGCAAGTGCTCGCGGCGCGGGACGGCGGCTTGTTTGGCGGCCGCCTTATCCCCTTCGCTCGAAGTGGAAAGCGGTTGACTCTCCTTCGAACCGTCGCGATAGATGGCCAGGGCCTTGAGGCCCAGCCGCCAGCCTTCGAGATAGGCGCTGGCGATGTCGGCCGGGGTCGTGTCGCGCGGCATGTTCACCGTCTTCGAGATGGCCCCCGAAAGGAACGGTTGGGCCGCGGCCATCGTCAGCACATGCGCCCGCCAGCCGATCGACCTGGTGCCGTTGCGCGGTTGGAAGGCACAGTCGAACACGGGCAGGTGCTCCGGCTGCAATTCCGGGGCGCCTTCGATCGTGTCGTGCTTGTCGATATAGGCCAGGATCGACTCGATCTGCGGCTCGTCGTACCCGAGGGTCTTGAGCCCCAGCGGCACCGTTTGGTTGACGATCTTGAGCATGCCGCCGCCGGCAAGCTGTTTGTACTTCACCAGGGCGATGTCCGGCTCGATCCCGGTCGTGTCGCAATCCATCATGAAGCTGATGGTGCCGGTCGGGGCGAGCACGGTGGCCTGGGCGTTGCGGAAGCCGCTGGCGCGCCCGGCGTCGAGCACTTCGTCCCACAGACTGCGGGCCGCTTCCTTCAAATCGCCGGGGCAGGCTTCGTCGATTCGCTCGACCGCGTCGCGGTGCATCTGCATCACGTGCAGCATCGGATCGCGATTGATCTCGAACGAATCGAACGGCCCGACCGCCGCGGCCAATTCGCTGCTGGTGAGGTTCGCGGCGCCGTGCAGCAGGGCCGTGATCGCCCCGCAAAGGCCGCGCGCGGCGTCTGAATCATACGGCAAGCCGCTGGCCATGATCAGGCTGCCGAGGTTCGAATAACCCAGCCCGAGCGGGCGGAAGCGATGGCTGTTCTCGGCGATCCGCTTGGTCGGATAGCTGGCATGATCGACGAGGATTTCCTGGGCGATGAAGTAGATGCGGCACGCATGATGGAACCGGTCGACGTCGAACGAGCCATCCTCATTGCGGAACTTCATCAGGTTGATGCTCGCCAGGTTGCAGGCCGTGTCGTCGAGGAACATGTACTCCGAGCAAGGATTCGAGGCGTTGATCCGCCCCGAGTTCGGGCAGGTGTTCCAGTGGTTGATCGTCGAATCGTATTGCACTCCAGGATCGCCGCACGACCAGGCGCATTCCGACATTCGGCCGAGCATCTCACGGGCCGGCCACGATGGCCCGGCCTCGTTCGGGTTCGTGACCCAA is a genomic window containing:
- a CDS encoding vitamin B12-dependent ribonucleotide reductase; translation: MARAELGSMKNPISKTSGSRRHSARRRPEGLAVEPVFCPTDIADPFDTVEWDQRTAAIKDESGGVLFEQTNCEIPKSWSQLATNVVVSKYFYGEINTPQRENSVRQIIHRVSRTIADWGLQDGYFASAEDGENFYRDLTWLCLHQHGAFNSPVWFNVGLYHQYGVKGAQCNWHWDPVAETVNQPENPYEYPQGSACFIQSVRDDMEDIMELARSEAMLFKFGSGTGTDLSTLRSHREKLSGGGRPSGPLSFMRVYDQIAAVVKSGGKTRRAAKMQSLKVGHPDIMEFIECKAKEEKKALVLIEKGGYEANFNGEAYSSIMFQNANLSVRVTDEFMQAVTEDKPWVTHWVTNPNEAGPSWPAREMLGRMSECAWSCGDPGVQYDSTINHWNTCPNSGRINASNPCSEYMFLDDTACNLASINLMKFRNEDGSFDVDRFHHACRIYFIAQEILVDHASYPTKRIAENSHRFRPLGLGYSNLGSLIMASGLPYDSDAARGLCGAITALLHGAANLTSSELAAAVGPFDSFEINRDPMLHVMQMHRDAVERIDEACPGDLKEAARSLWDEVLDAGRASGFRNAQATVLAPTGTISFMMDCDTTGIEPDIALVKYKQLAGGGMLKIVNQTVPLGLKTLGYDEPQIESILAYIDKHDTIEGAPELQPEHLPVFDCAFQPRNGTRSIGWRAHVLTMAAAQPFLSGAISKTVNMPRDTTPADIASAYLEGWRLGLKALAIYRDGSKESQPLSTSSEGDKAAAKQAAVPRREHLQDTRNSITHKFSVSGHEGYITVGLYEDGRPGELFITMAKEGSTIGGLMDCFGTAVSMSWQYGVPLEVYVNKFSHTRFEPMGHTKNPDIRIAKSIVDYIFRWLGITFLPGFREAQQGLLGDEGPTVIPKSDDAPIEDQRGLLGDEQRAGVVTPRTSSKPVGQARGLTKAPAAKHSTGPTIQRSAPTSSPSPLAGEGRGEGATAQKRPEKKARSTSQPPAPSPQSPSRPDAALLERAGVAMKVDLNGGHFSTQSEQFAKFQLDAPSCDNCGSITVRSGNCYLCYNCGNSMGCS